From the Streptomyces nigrescens genome, one window contains:
- a CDS encoding AMP-binding protein — MDRTATANPEAVALRWRDTSVTYRALVAAADRAAAVLAGQGVAAGDVVVVRAERTPGTMTVLLGLLKVGAVYACAPVDWPVGRCRQLVRQTGATVCVTSVPGEPVGTAVTLTVEDVLAVHPDRPVPAARPAPPTSGADPFCVFLTSGSTGMPKAVLAPHRGVARTAIDIRRLHDEPLTTLQLSSMAWDIFALELWVSLINGGTCVLFDDRYLTGQRLRELVRDGLTMLAVATPLFGMLVDDDPGSLAGLRLVFVGGERLPAGHVARCLRQHPGLQLVNAYGPVENTINSTLWVARTDELADEVPIGTPVTNTSVHLLDEQHAVVPTGCVGEIALSGDGVSLGYLGADAEANQRFVELRADGAGRAYLTGDLARINDRGQLLFAGRKDRQLKVRGLRIEPEEIERLIESVPGVTRAVALALPLDAPNKTRLAAFYLTRHGGVDPQQVRSAVSRTLPAGFVPDVLRAVDELPLTANGKADERALAALLPAPAADDGAADEGAADDSAADTDHGIEAVRTVAAELLGYPVAPGDDLFDRGATSLTAMRLATRLSSRFSRTIPVSDIFRTRSPQRIAELLGRAPAAPSGTDTGRADPGPETGYAPRELPFVFGSFWTALRSGTRLDEAVVPVIYRLRGAVDAAALSAALDHLVARHEVLRVRFGSDLEHPQVRVLPAGETAGVLQLQPAVASPAEAERAATAWAMRPFDLVAGSPIRAALFPAGRHEAVLAISVHHIFFDGWSARLFSEELADAYKSLLRGIIPQADQPPSYFRVIAAQREQYRKQFPFAIWSRRKRMADAPELAFPLNDRRPWSGPAGEVPLAIDEELIAEVGAAAAAVQGTAMSVFYAAYVMLLRAYTGVPDPAVAVPVSGRYTEQEAALVGCMAGLLPLRLPADADTPRVLASAAAEELRAAMKPPLVPMNAIMPKLPDGHRRHPLLQAYLLQEEIPPSSLQWGDAEAELIRSPAANAVPELTVELWPHPAVGGVLRYRHDAIPDDDARMLARQFVDHVRQVVQALA, encoded by the coding sequence GTGGACCGCACCGCCACTGCCAACCCGGAAGCCGTCGCACTCCGGTGGCGAGACACCTCGGTGACCTACCGCGCACTGGTAGCGGCGGCGGACCGGGCGGCTGCGGTCCTGGCCGGGCAAGGAGTGGCCGCGGGTGACGTGGTGGTTGTCCGGGCCGAGCGCACTCCCGGGACGATGACGGTGTTGCTGGGGCTGCTGAAGGTGGGTGCGGTCTATGCGTGCGCGCCCGTTGACTGGCCGGTCGGCCGTTGCCGGCAACTCGTCCGGCAGACCGGCGCCACGGTGTGTGTGACGTCGGTGCCCGGAGAGCCGGTCGGCACCGCCGTCACGCTGACCGTTGAGGACGTGCTCGCGGTCCATCCCGATCGCCCTGTCCCGGCGGCCAGGCCCGCGCCGCCCACCAGCGGCGCAGATCCCTTCTGTGTCTTCCTCACGTCGGGCAGCACCGGCATGCCCAAAGCTGTGCTCGCGCCGCACCGGGGCGTCGCACGCACGGCCATCGACATCAGACGCCTGCACGACGAGCCGCTGACCACGCTGCAGCTCTCCTCGATGGCCTGGGACATCTTCGCCCTCGAACTATGGGTGAGTCTGATCAACGGCGGCACCTGTGTGCTCTTCGACGATCGGTACCTGACGGGGCAGCGGCTGCGCGAACTGGTCCGGGACGGGCTCACCATGCTGGCGGTCGCCACTCCCCTGTTCGGCATGCTCGTCGATGACGACCCGGGTTCGCTCGCCGGGCTCCGCCTCGTCTTCGTCGGCGGCGAACGGCTGCCGGCCGGCCATGTCGCACGATGCCTGCGACAGCATCCAGGACTTCAGCTGGTGAATGCCTACGGGCCGGTGGAGAACACCATCAACAGCACTCTGTGGGTGGCCCGGACTGATGAGTTGGCCGATGAGGTGCCCATCGGCACGCCGGTGACCAACACGTCCGTGCACCTCCTCGACGAGCAGCACGCTGTCGTACCCACGGGGTGCGTGGGTGAGATCGCGCTCAGCGGGGACGGGGTGTCGCTCGGGTATCTCGGAGCCGACGCCGAGGCGAACCAGCGGTTCGTCGAGCTCCGGGCGGACGGTGCGGGCCGGGCCTATCTGACCGGTGACCTGGCACGGATCAATGACCGGGGGCAACTGCTGTTCGCCGGCCGCAAGGACCGCCAGCTCAAGGTGCGGGGGTTGCGCATCGAGCCGGAGGAGATCGAACGCCTCATCGAGTCCGTGCCCGGGGTCACCCGGGCCGTCGCGCTGGCGCTGCCGCTCGACGCCCCGAACAAGACCCGCCTGGCGGCCTTCTACCTCACCCGGCACGGGGGCGTGGACCCCCAGCAGGTGCGGTCCGCGGTCTCCAGGACGCTGCCGGCCGGATTCGTACCCGACGTCCTGCGCGCCGTCGACGAACTTCCTCTCACCGCGAACGGCAAGGCCGACGAGCGTGCCCTTGCCGCGCTCCTGCCGGCACCGGCTGCCGACGACGGTGCGGCGGACGAGGGTGCGGCAGACGACAGTGCGGCGGACACGGACCACGGCATCGAGGCCGTCCGTACGGTCGCTGCGGAGCTGCTGGGATACCCGGTCGCCCCCGGGGACGACCTCTTCGACCGCGGCGCCACCTCCCTGACGGCCATGCGGCTGGCCACGCGATTGAGCAGCAGATTCTCACGCACCATCCCGGTTTCCGATATCTTCCGCACGCGCTCGCCGCAACGGATCGCGGAGCTGCTCGGCCGGGCGCCCGCCGCTCCGAGCGGCACTGACACGGGGCGCGCGGATCCCGGTCCCGAGACGGGATACGCGCCGCGTGAACTCCCTTTCGTCTTCGGCAGCTTCTGGACGGCACTGCGCAGCGGCACCCGCCTCGACGAGGCCGTGGTGCCCGTGATCTACCGGCTGCGAGGTGCTGTCGACGCGGCCGCACTCTCAGCAGCCCTGGACCACCTGGTGGCCCGCCACGAGGTGCTACGGGTACGTTTCGGCTCCGACCTGGAACATCCTCAGGTCCGTGTCCTGCCCGCCGGTGAGACCGCAGGAGTGTTACAGCTACAGCCGGCAGTGGCGAGCCCGGCGGAGGCGGAGCGGGCGGCAACCGCGTGGGCGATGCGCCCCTTCGATCTGGTGGCCGGCAGTCCGATCAGGGCCGCGCTCTTCCCGGCCGGCCGGCACGAGGCGGTGCTCGCCATCAGCGTCCACCACATCTTCTTCGACGGCTGGTCCGCCCGTCTGTTCAGCGAGGAACTCGCCGATGCCTACAAGTCGCTGCTGCGCGGCATCATCCCGCAGGCCGATCAACCACCGTCGTACTTCCGTGTCATCGCTGCCCAGCGTGAGCAGTACCGGAAGCAGTTCCCGTTCGCCATCTGGTCCCGGCGCAAGCGCATGGCCGACGCCCCCGAGCTGGCCTTTCCGCTGAACGACCGAAGGCCCTGGAGCGGTCCGGCGGGCGAGGTGCCACTGGCCATCGACGAAGAGCTGATCGCCGAGGTCGGCGCCGCAGCTGCCGCTGTACAGGGGACTGCCATGTCGGTGTTCTACGCCGCCTATGTGATGCTCCTGCGCGCGTACACAGGGGTGCCCGACCCGGCTGTCGCCGTTCCCGTGAGCGGCCGGTACACGGAGCAGGAGGCCGCTCTGGTCGGCTGCATGGCAGGTCTGCTGCCGTTGCGGCTGCCGGCCGATGCCGACACGCCGCGGGTGCTGGCGTCCGCCGCCGCCGAGGAACTGCGTGCCGCGATGAAGCCGCCCCTGGTGCCGATGAATGCGATCATGCCCAAGCTTCCCGACGGCCACCGGCGGCACCCGCTGTTGCAGGCGTATCTGCTGCAGGAGGAGATCCCCCCGTCCTCACTGCAGTGGGGTGACGCCGAGGCCGAGCTCATCCGTAGTCCGGCCGCGAATGCCGTTCCGGAGCTGACCGTGGAGTTGTGGCCGCACCCTGCCGTGGGCGGCGTGTTGCGTTACCGGCACGACGCCATCCCGGACGATGATGCCCGGATGCTTGCCCGTCAGTTCGTGGACCACGTCCGGCAGGTCGTACAGGCCTTGGCCTGA